Proteins from a genomic interval of Maylandia zebra isolate NMK-2024a linkage group LG15, Mzebra_GT3a, whole genome shotgun sequence:
- the LOC112436014 gene encoding serine/threonine-protein kinase pim-1-like yields MKKETRKIATPADKKDLGDQDCKSRTAKRKASPEKKTPMKRRRVAEQAGPSTSSDVVKGVKRKVVQDEEDTTKRAKRAKLLDHMSGDKEQASSSLDSGKDLNNKQVCAKNGKRKATGDDRESPKKKKRNVDQDKKSVADQKREFQARYVEEHQLGEGGCGAVFSGYRIEDRFPVAIKHIPKNKVYCKVADESGKMLSVEVAIMVKLAGEAEGSVGISAPVSLLEWFDLGKELILVLERPVPAVDLQKYKAEYGRTLPEDKAKVILKQLVDAVKELEDKHIFHRDIKGENILIETGSDVPRVRIIDFGLSCFVKQRSLYRVFYGTPLHTPPEWYRRSCYRCGPTTVWQMGVVLYEALHARHFSTERFLAKKLSIKKRLSTECQNFLEACLTIAPEKRPTLEELQLHPWLR; encoded by the exons atgaaaaaggaaacaagaaaaattGCCACTCCAGCCGATAAGAAAGATTTGGGAGATCAAG ATTGTAAGAGCAGGACTGCTAAAAGAAAGGCCAGTCCTGAAAAGAAGACCCCAATGAAAAGGAGGAGGGTCGCTGAGCAGGCTGGTCCTTCCACCAGCTCAGATGTGGTCAAAGGAGTGAAGCGCAAGGTTGTGCAAGATGAAGAGGACACAACAAAGAGAGCAAAGAGGGCTAAACTTCTTGACCATATGAGCGGTGACAAGGAGCAAGCATCCTCCTCGTTGGACTCTGGTAAAG ACTTGAACAACAAACAGGTGTGCGcaaaaaatggcaaaagaaaGGCCACGGGAGACGACAGAGAGTcacccaagaaaaaaaaaaggaatgtggACCAGGACAAAAAATCAGTGGCAGACCAAAAAC GTGAATTCCAAGCCAGATATGTGGAGGAACACCAGCTCGGAGAAGGAGGCTGCGGAGCAGTGTTTTCTGGCTACCGGATAGAAGATCGTTTTCCA GTTGCCATCAAACACATTCCCAAAAATAAAGTCTACTGCAAAGTGGCG GATGAAAGCGGGAAGATGCTCTCGGTGGAAGTGGCCATTATGGTTAAACTTGCAGGTGAAGCAGAAGGGTCAGTGGGAATATCAGCACCTGTGTCCTTGCTGGAGTGGTTCGACCTTGGCAAAGAGCTGATCCTGGTGCTGGAGAGACCTGTCCCCGCTGTGGACCTGCAAAAATACAAAGCAGAATATGGAAGAACCTTACCAGAGGACAAGGCCAAG GTCATTCTGAAGCAACTAGTTGATGCTGTAAAGGAACTTGAGGATAAACACATCTTTCATCGGGACATCAAGGGAGAAAACATTCTGATTGAGACCGGCTCCGATGTGCCTCGAGTTCGCATCATTGACTTTGGACTGAGCTGCTTTGTTAAACAGCGATCTCTGTATCGCGTCTTCTATG gCACTCCTCTTCACACCCCTCCCGAGTGGTACAGGAGGAGCTGCTACAGGTGTGGACCCACCACGGTGTGGCAAATGGGAGTGGTGTTGTATGAAGCGCTTCATGCACGGCACTTTAGTACCGAGAGGTTCCTCGCAAAGAAACTGAGCATCAAAAAGCGTCTGTCCACAG aaTGCCAGAATTTCTTGGAGGCATGTTTAACTATAGCCCCGGAGAAGCGCCCAACACTGGAGGAGCTCCAGCTTCACCCCTGGCTAAGatag